The following are from one region of the Salvia hispanica cultivar TCC Black 2014 chromosome 1, UniMelb_Shisp_WGS_1.0, whole genome shotgun sequence genome:
- the LOC125201599 gene encoding protein NUCLEAR FUSION DEFECTIVE 2-like, translating into MGFRVSILLLFLLVTVLSSSAQAFSEEESSLPELSLTLPSSFSKSLANLQKEINYTFNGVGLLRRAMTHSSYSEENNKALSVLGESVIETSVALQSLRRDVDISAKDLNLAISEASKVEGSCNAEGIRLSLQNVVRVATNTDATAPSVVCGAFRALFGAIAIDAGSSDEAGKVYGKIRAGVGSAVTM; encoded by the exons ATGGGTTTTAGGGTTTCTATTCTACTCCTTTTTCTCTTGGTTACCGTCCTTTCCTCCTCAGCGCAg GCATTTTCCGAGGAAGAATCATCTTTGCCGGAGCTCTCGTTAACACTGCCGTCGTCTTTCTCAAAATCACTCGCTAATCTACAAAAGGAGATCAA CTATACATTTAATGGAGTGGGATTGCTGCGACGTGCAATGACACACTCCTCCTACTCAGAGGAGAACAACAAGGCTCTGAGTGTGTTGGGAGAAAGTGTAATTGAAACCTCTGTGGCGCTGCAATCACTGAGGAGAGATGTGGATATTTCTGCCAAGGATTTGAACCTTGCCATCTCTGAGGCCTCTAAGGTGGAGGGTTCCTGCAATGCTGAGGGAATTCGGCTCAGTTTGCAGAATGTTGTGAGAGTTGCAACCAACACCGATGCCACAGCTCCTTCTGTGGTCTGTGGTGCGTTCCGTGCACTTTTCGGGGCAATTGCAATTGATGCTGGGAGTTCAGATGAGGCCGGGAAGGTCTATGGAAAAATCCGTGCTGGAGTTGGGAGTGCGGTGACTATGTAG
- the LOC125201317 gene encoding RNA-dependent RNA polymerase 2-like: MIIPCLSEARPTLTVKVSNIPPIAIAKDLQAFLESLLGPDTLYAVEIFTERDNWKSRGHGRVQFESPEAKIEALSLSQHRNLLFNGYYLTLAHSLEEIIIRPVDPVYRVGGGAGSLLFAGIMIRPDCMGTLESWGGMKLWFMPDRKSIHFFVEHELQSYKLEVQFGDVLESGPCCLDKGHKKVNAILLKLRHAPKVFKKVSGPKIASRFTTDRYHICKEDNDFIWVRTTDFSGIKSIGYLSALCWEIEEGFSNVDLYTSLPYYAKDVTELWFEEVQFEHASNLVPIVKNNSDFQVPYEVLFQINSLVHRQKLSLSAINNDVFQVLSNMDMDTALLILKEMHKLPSTCYEPKSFIENQPSITTHNCKNLPSAASKRLIEHNIMSCHRVMVTPTKIFCLGPELESSNYIVKNFADYASDFMRVTFVDEDWGRLSVGAVSTSIMKGIFAKPYRTDIYRRIVSVLRDGIVIGDKKFEFLAFSASQLRSNSVWMFASNDHVKADDIREWMGCFNKIRSISKCAARMGQMFSSSVQTLQVSPRDVDLIPDIEAVSDGVKHCFSDGIGKISTAFAREVVRKLGLSHVPSAFQIRYGGYKGVIAVNRHSFRKLSLRSSMLKFESSNCMLNITKWSESQPCYLNREIITLFSTLGVKDSVFLAMQDQQLQLLGTMLTNAKAALNVLESTGGGDMKSFMSRMLLQGYEPKKEPYLLTMLQSHLENQISDIRSRGRIFVPKGRVLVGCLDESGTLEYGQVFVRLTMNTAELEGGDQPFFQRVNETTSVLKGKVVVTKNPCLHPGDVRVLEAIFDVKLLEDNMVDCLVFPQKGERPHPNECSGGDLDGDLYFISWDIDLIPPRTVTPMDYTGRRPRIMDHEVTLEEIQTFFADYMISDTLGAISNAHLVHADCEPEKALSSKCLELANLHSMAVDFAKTGAPAEMPRYLKPREFPDFMERWEKPTYVSHGALGKLYRATIQFIKEMKPDPVFPDEIPADAFDPDLIVDGYESFIAAAESHKEQYIDRMNALFSYYDAESEVEILTGNLHRKSGYLQYDNRRYGEVRERILVSVKSLMKEVKGWFRSSCGSEGEEQQKLASAWYYVTYHSSYSSGSQNCLGFPWSVGDILMDIKEAKSKMLLEYSVE, from the exons ATGATCATCCCCTGTCTCTCAGAGGCAAGACCCACTCTCACAGTAAAGGTATCCAACATCCCACCCATAGCCATAGCCAAAGACCTCCAGGCATTCCTCGAGTCCCTCCTCGGACCAGACACCCTCTACGCCGTCGAAATCTTCACGGAGCGTGACAACTGGAAGTCCAGAGGCCATGGCCGCGTCCAATTCGAGAGCCCAGAAGCCAAGATCGAAGCTTTATCCCTCTCCCAGCACCGGAACCTCCTCTTCAACGGCTATTACCTCACACTCGCCCACTCATTGGAAGAAATCATCATTCGACCCGTAGACCCGGTTTACCGGGTCGGAGGCGGCGCCGGCTCGCTCCTGTTTGCTGGGATCATGATTAGGCCTGATTGCATGGGGACTTTGGAATCTTGGGGTGGAATGAAGCTCTGGTTTATGCCTGACAGGAAAAGCATCCATTTTTTTGTGGAACACGAGCTCCAAAGCTACAAATTGGAGGTGCAATTTGGGGATGTTTTGGAGAGCGGACCGTGTTGCTTGGATAAGGGTCATAAGAAGGTTAACGCCATTCTTTTGAAG CTTAGACATGCACCAAAAGTATTCAAAAAGGTTTCTGGGCCAAAGATTGCATCAAGATTCACTACTGATAGGTATCACATCTGCAAAGAAGATAATGACTTTATATGGGTTCGAACAACTGATTTTTCGGGTATCAAGTCAATTGGATATTTGTCCGCACTCTGCTGGGAGATTGAAGAAGGATTCTCAAATGTAGACCTATACACATCTTTGCCGTACTACGCAAAAGATGTGACTGAACTATGGTTTGAGGAAGTGCAGTTTGAACATGCCTCCAATTTAGTTCCAATTGTGAAAAATAACTCGGATTTTCAAGTACCTTATGAGGTCCTTTTTCAGATTAATTCACTGGTGCATCGTCAAAAGTTGAGCCTTTCAGCGATAAACAACGATGTATTTCAGGTCCTTAGCAACATGGACATGGATACTGCTCTGTTAATTCTCAAGGAAATGCACAAGTTGCCCTCTACTTGTTATGAACCTAAGTCATTTATCGAGAACCAACCTTCCATTACCACTCACAATTGCAAGAATCTTCCTTCAGCGGCTTCCAAGAGACTGATCGAGCATAACATAATGAGCTGTCATAGAGTTATGGTGACTCCAACTAAGATATTTTGCTTGGGTCCTGAACTTGAATCCTCAAACTACATTGTGAAGAACTTTGCTGATTACGCTTCAGACTTCATGAGAGTCACCTTTGTTGATGAAGATTGGGGCAGGCTTTCTGTGGGTGCAGTTTCCACAAGCATAATGAAGGGCATCTTTGCAAAGCCTTATAGAACGGACATCTATCGCAGAATAGTCTCTGTTCTCCGGGATGGGATTGTCATTGGAGACAAAAAGTTCGAATTCTTGGCTTTTTCTGCCAGTCAACTGCGTTCGAACTCAGTTTGGATGTTTGCTTCGAACGATCATGTCAAAGCAGATGATATCAGAGAGTGGATGGGATGTTTCAATAAGATCCGAAGCATCTCAAAATGTGCAGCGCGGATGGGTCAGATGTTCAGCTCGTCGGTGCAAACTCTGCAGGTCAGTCCGAGGGATGTAGATCTTATTCCTGACATTGAAGCTGTTTCCGATGGCGTGAAACATTGTTTCTCAGATGGAATTGGAAAGATTTCCACTGCATTTGCTAGAGAAGTTGTCAGGAAGTTGGGTTTGTCTCATGTCCCATCGGCGTTTCAGATCCGCTATGGCGGCTATAAAGGGGTGATAGCTGTCAACCGGCATTCCTTCCGGAAACTTTCACTGCGAAGCAGCATGCTTAAATTTGAGTCCTCGAATTGCATGCTCAACATTACAAAGTGGAGCGAGTCCCAGCCGTGCTACTTGAACAGAGAAATCATTACTTTGTTTTCAACTTTGGGAGTCAAGGATAGCGTGTTTTTGGCAATGCAAGACCAGCAACTACAACTGCTGGGAACAATGCTGACGAACGCCAAGGCAGCGCTGAACGTGTTGGAGAGCACCGGTGGGGGTGATATGAAAAGCTTCATGTCAAGAATGTTGCTCCAGGGCTATGAACCAAAAAAAGAGCCATATCTTCTGACAATGCTACAATCGCATCTTGAGAACCAGATCTCGGATATACGAAGCAGGGGTCGCATCTTTGTCCCAAAGGGCCGCGTTTTAGTTGGATGCCTAGATGAGTCCGGGACTTTGGAGTATGGCCAGGTTTTTGTTAGACTAACCATGAACACAGCCGAGTTGGAGGGTGGAGATCAGCCTTTTTTCCAAAGGGTGAATGAGACTACTTCCGTCCTTAAAGGCAAAGTTGTGGTGACAAAAAACCCATGCCTCCATCCAGGTGATGTCAGAGTTCTTGAAGCTATATTCGACGTGAAACTACTGGAGGATAATATGGTGGATTGCCTTGTTTTCCCCCAGAAAGGAGAAAG GCCTCATCCGAATGAATGCTCTGGTGGAGATCTTGATGGTGATCTCTATTTCATAAGCTGGGACATAGATCTCATCCCACCTCGCACTGTGACCCCGATGGACTACACCGGGCGACGGCCACGCATCATGGACCATGAAGTGACCTTAGAG gaaATACAAACGTTCTTCGCCGATTACATGATCAGCGACACTCTGGGCGCAATCTCTAATGCACATTTGGTCCACGCGGACTGTGAACCCGAAAAAGCTCTCAGCTCCAAATGCCTCGAGTTAGCAAACCTTCATTCTATGGCAGTCGACTTTGCGAAAACAGGTGCTCCGGCTGAGATGCCAAGGTATCTAAAACCCAGAGAGTTTCCCGATTTCATGGAGAGGTGGGAGAAGCCCACCTATGTCTCACATGGCGCGTTAGGCAAGCTCTATCGCGCCACCATTCAGTTCATCAAGGAGATGAAGCCGGACCCGGTCTTTCCAGATGAGATCCCAGCAGACGCATTTGATCCGGATCTCATCGTCGATGGCTACGAGTCCTTCATTGCAGCTGCTGAGAGCCACAAGGAACAGTACATAGACAGGATGAATGCGCTTTTCAGTTACTACGATGCAGAGAGCGAAGTGGAGATTCTAACCGGGAATCTGCATCGCAAGTCGGGGTACTTGCAGTACGATAACCGGAGGTATGGAGAGGTGAGGGAGCGGATCTTGGTGTCGGTGAAGAGCTTGATGAAGGAGGTGAAGGGGTGGTTCAGGAGCAGCTGCGGGAGCGAGGGGGAGGAGCAGCAGAAGCTGGCATCGGCGTGGTATTATGTGACGTACCACTCGAGCTACTCGAGTGGCAGCCAGAACTGCCTAGGGTTTCCATGGAGTGTGGGTGATATCCTGATGGACATAAAGGAAGCTAAAAGTAAGATGCTGCTTGAGTACTCTGTTGAGTGA
- the LOC125202124 gene encoding RING-H2 finger protein ATL47-like isoform X1 codes for MGRISPLVLLVIVILAIGFFLLGLLQLVIRFVMKWPSFSSISHSSRLPDAASHTFQRQLQHLFRLHDSGLDQSLIDALPLFYYKDIIGLKEPFDCAVCLSELSFLDKLKVLPSCSHAFHIHCIETWLLSNSTCPLCRSLIGIGNYTENPLFSTCDLDHQWSSLSFPSGASLPETSNAGPGRTLSIRLGKFRSTNEGVESEMKMQNEVTSSSIDARRCYSMGAFQYVVGEANLQVALPRGSGVATRAKVRLGGDNVEADGKKIGVRSRGDSFSVSKIWLWSKKSKFTTTSQANENIVASDLV; via the coding sequence ATGGGCAGAATCAGCCCACTAGTTCTCCTAGTGATAGTGATTCTTGCAATTGGCTTCTTCCTACTTGGATTGCTACAGCTTGTGATTAGGTTTGTGATGAAGTGGCCATCATTTTCCTCAATCTCACACTCCAGCAGGCTCCCTGATGCTGCTTCCCACACATTCCAGAGGCAGCTGCAGCACCTTTTCCGTCTGCACGACTCCGGCCTCGATCAGTCACTCATCGATGCTCTGCCACTTTTCTACTACAAGGACATCATAGGATTGAAGGAGCCATTTGATTGTGCTGTCTGCCTCTCTGAATTGTCCTTTCTTGACAAGCTCAAGGTCCTGCCTAGCTGCAGCCATGCCTTTCACATCCACTGCATCGAAACATGGTTGCTGTCGAACTCCACGTGCCCTCTGTGTCGAAGCCTAATCGGAATTGGGAATTATACGGAGAACCCCTTGTTCAGTACTTGTGATTTGGATCACCAATGGAGCAGCTTGTCTTTCCCTAGTGGCGCGTCTCTGCCAGAGACGAGCAATGCTGGGCCGGGCAGGACGCTCTCCATTCGTCTTGGGAAGTTCAGGAGCACTAATGAAGGAGTAGAGAGTGAAATGAAGATGCAAAATGAGGTCACTAGCAGCAGCATTGATGCTAGGAGATGTTATTCTATGGGTGCTTTTCAATACGTTGTTGGCGAGGCCAACCTTCAAGTGGCCTTGCCTCGTGGCAGTGGCGTTGCAACGAGGGCTAAAGTGCGACTTGGGGGTGATAATGTGGAAGCGGATGGGAAAAAGATTGGTGTTAGGAGTAGAGGGGATAGCTTCTCTGTATCCAAGATTTGGCTATGGTCCAAGAAAAGCAAGTTCACTACTACATCACaagcaaatgaaaatatagtaGCAAGtgatttagtatga
- the LOC125202124 gene encoding RING-H2 finger protein ATL47-like isoform X2, which produces MKWPSFSSISHSSRLPDAASHTFQRQLQHLFRLHDSGLDQSLIDALPLFYYKDIIGLKEPFDCAVCLSELSFLDKLKVLPSCSHAFHIHCIETWLLSNSTCPLCRSLIGIGNYTENPLFSTCDLDHQWSSLSFPSGASLPETSNAGPGRTLSIRLGKFRSTNEGVESEMKMQNEVTSSSIDARRCYSMGAFQYVVGEANLQVALPRGSGVATRAKVRLGGDNVEADGKKIGVRSRGDSFSVSKIWLWSKKSKFTTTSQANENIVASDLV; this is translated from the coding sequence ATGAAGTGGCCATCATTTTCCTCAATCTCACACTCCAGCAGGCTCCCTGATGCTGCTTCCCACACATTCCAGAGGCAGCTGCAGCACCTTTTCCGTCTGCACGACTCCGGCCTCGATCAGTCACTCATCGATGCTCTGCCACTTTTCTACTACAAGGACATCATAGGATTGAAGGAGCCATTTGATTGTGCTGTCTGCCTCTCTGAATTGTCCTTTCTTGACAAGCTCAAGGTCCTGCCTAGCTGCAGCCATGCCTTTCACATCCACTGCATCGAAACATGGTTGCTGTCGAACTCCACGTGCCCTCTGTGTCGAAGCCTAATCGGAATTGGGAATTATACGGAGAACCCCTTGTTCAGTACTTGTGATTTGGATCACCAATGGAGCAGCTTGTCTTTCCCTAGTGGCGCGTCTCTGCCAGAGACGAGCAATGCTGGGCCGGGCAGGACGCTCTCCATTCGTCTTGGGAAGTTCAGGAGCACTAATGAAGGAGTAGAGAGTGAAATGAAGATGCAAAATGAGGTCACTAGCAGCAGCATTGATGCTAGGAGATGTTATTCTATGGGTGCTTTTCAATACGTTGTTGGCGAGGCCAACCTTCAAGTGGCCTTGCCTCGTGGCAGTGGCGTTGCAACGAGGGCTAAAGTGCGACTTGGGGGTGATAATGTGGAAGCGGATGGGAAAAAGATTGGTGTTAGGAGTAGAGGGGATAGCTTCTCTGTATCCAAGATTTGGCTATGGTCCAAGAAAAGCAAGTTCACTACTACATCACaagcaaatgaaaatatagtaGCAAGtgatttagtatga